In one window of Dyella thiooxydans DNA:
- a CDS encoding transglycosylase SLT domain-containing protein yields MSVRVPLLRSLSFAVAVSLAGCASAPDKAPASPSLNALYSQLDTASQGYENALRQARAGDEAGSEKTLAAALDQLKQAAAGCDVASGCDPQRFYAVYDRLLRLKDGSDIGVDGLDTAGESGGPDGLATGAASLPQARRSVTLLHGQKLSELIAMNGPVKAALEMWLTQWRPNLMDAWVNYQYMRFEMWPQYQKADLPEALLFGIMAKESGGKVHAVSRSGAAGPLQFMYSTGLRFGLGTDNGFDTRFDPKQAARANAEYLNEQLGAFNNNLELTLAAYNAGEGRMRRIAGDRPGVSFYDPSVYDELSQETRDYVPAVLAAAWLFLHPDSYNLHFPKVDGRPGQVVLKRPASLSELTVCLGNTANLPGGWFRTLRNLNPRMDPEAEQPAGTALALPKALERAYAARCVDGPWPILASDLHDAVVPKPAVDPSPAKQQRHGPTRHYRVRSGDTLIGIVHRMRCSSVRDVVEANELHGHRIKPGQVLQIPDCRRR; encoded by the coding sequence ATGTCCGTGCGTGTCCCGTTGTTACGTTCGCTGTCGTTCGCTGTCGCTGTTTCGCTGGCCGGTTGCGCCAGCGCCCCGGACAAGGCACCGGCATCTCCCTCGCTCAATGCGCTTTACAGTCAGTTGGACACGGCCAGCCAGGGCTACGAGAACGCGCTGCGCCAGGCCCGGGCGGGCGACGAGGCCGGCTCGGAGAAGACCCTCGCCGCCGCGCTCGACCAGCTGAAGCAGGCGGCAGCCGGTTGCGATGTCGCGAGCGGCTGCGATCCCCAGCGGTTCTACGCCGTCTATGACCGCCTGCTGCGGCTGAAGGACGGCAGCGACATCGGGGTCGACGGGCTGGATACCGCAGGCGAGTCGGGTGGGCCGGACGGCCTGGCGACCGGAGCGGCCAGCCTGCCGCAGGCGCGCCGCTCGGTGACGCTGCTGCACGGCCAGAAGCTGTCCGAACTGATCGCGATGAACGGTCCGGTCAAGGCGGCGCTGGAGATGTGGCTGACCCAGTGGCGCCCGAACCTGATGGATGCCTGGGTCAATTACCAGTACATGCGCTTCGAGATGTGGCCGCAATACCAGAAGGCCGACCTGCCGGAAGCGCTGCTGTTCGGCATCATGGCCAAGGAATCCGGCGGCAAGGTGCATGCGGTATCGCGCTCGGGCGCGGCCGGGCCGCTGCAGTTCATGTACTCCACCGGGCTGCGTTTCGGGCTGGGCACGGACAACGGCTTCGACACGCGCTTCGACCCGAAGCAGGCGGCGCGCGCCAACGCCGAGTATCTCAACGAGCAGCTCGGTGCCTTCAACAACAACCTCGAACTCACCCTGGCCGCCTACAACGCGGGCGAGGGTCGCATGCGCCGCATCGCCGGCGATCGGCCCGGAGTGAGCTTCTACGATCCGTCGGTGTACGACGAGCTGTCGCAGGAGACCCGCGACTACGTGCCGGCGGTGTTGGCTGCAGCCTGGCTGTTCCTGCACCCGGACAGCTACAACCTGCATTTCCCGAAGGTGGATGGCCGGCCGGGGCAGGTGGTGCTCAAGCGTCCGGCATCGCTGTCGGAGCTGACCGTCTGCCTGGGCAATACGGCGAACCTGCCGGGCGGCTGGTTCCGCACCCTGCGCAACCTCAACCCGCGGATGGATCCCGAGGCGGAGCAGCCGGCGGGCACAGCGCTGGCTTTGCCCAAGGCGCTGGAGCGGGCCTACGCGGCGCGCTGTGTGGACGGCCCGTGGCCGATCCTCGCCAGCGACCTGCACGATGCGGTGGTGCCCAAGCCGGCGGTCGACCCCTCACCGGCAAAGCAGCAGCGCCACGGCCCCACGCGGCATTACCGCGTGCGCTCGGGAGACACGCTGATCGGCATCGTGCACCGGATGCGCTGTTCCAGCGTGCGGGACGTGGTGGAGGCGAACGAGCTGCACGGTCACCGGATCAAGCCCGGGCAGGTATTGCAGATCCCGGACTGCCGGCGCCGCTGA